In a genomic window of Quercus lobata isolate SW786 chromosome 4, ValleyOak3.0 Primary Assembly, whole genome shotgun sequence:
- the LOC115987277 gene encoding F-box/kelch-repeat protein At3g06240-like has protein sequence MSEKRELPILRRRKNDLPHDIVLNILTRLPAKSLIRFRCVCKTWDSSITSSYFISTHLNNLAHDHDNDNGDDDGDGYIIYMPWGTNSSNRAVCTVAFDRTFDRISEVEIPFDFTPGRAQIVGSCNGLLCLADIGKLTISKDFIYLWNPSIKKFKRLPDSCLGQLDFVTLGFAYHPENNDYKVLRISSYPGMEPHLADEIEVYTLSSDSWRKVGMSLRANVMVYFNNFPLPIPLVSGALHWMARVIEDKCKSDMIVSFDVNSEKFRLLGMPDGSKKIVRFQTCLASLKGKLAFLTIGQSEHDYHCFMWVMREYGVLESWNKLFVVPLERLSACIGFTIYFHGEPCFT, from the exons ATGTCAGAAAAGAGAGAACTTCCGATCCTCCGACGAAGGAAGAATGATCTCCCACACGACATCGTACTCAACATCCTGACAAGGCTGCCTGCCAAATCACTCATAAGATTCAGGTGCGTTTGCAAAACCTGGGACTCCTCAATCACCAGCTCCTATTTCATCTCAACTCACCTCAATAACTTAGCTCATGATCatgataatgataatggtgatgatgatggtgatggttATATCATATACATGCCATGGGGTACAAACTCTTCTAACAGAGCAGTCTGTACGGTCGCTTTCGACCGCACCTTTGATAGGATATCCGAGGTTGAAATTCCCTTTGATTTTACTCCTGGGCGTGCCCAAATAGTCGGTTCCTGCAATGGGTTATTGTGTCTTGCTGATATTGGAAAACTTACCATTTCCaaagattttatatatttgtggaaccccagcattaaaaaattcaagaggTTGCCTGATTCTTGCTTAGGACAGTTGGATTTTGTTACACTCGGATTTGCATATCATCCGGAGAACAATGACTACAAGGTTTTGAGGATTTCGAGCTATCCTGGGATGGAACCGCATCTCGCTGATGAGATTGAGGTGTACACATTAAGTTCGGATTCATGGAGAAAGGTTGGAATGTCATTGAGAGCCAATGTTATggtatattttaataattttcctttgcCAATCCCATTGGTTAGTGGAGCTTTGCACTGGATGGCACGTGTAATAGAAGACAAGTGCAAGAGTGATATGATTGTGTCATTTGATGTCAATAGTGAGAAATTTAGACTGTTAGGAATGCCTGATGGTTCTAAGAAAATAGTGAGATTTCAGACGTGTCTTGCATCACTCAAGGGGAAACTGGCTTTCCTTACAATTGGACAAAGTGAACATGACTACCACTGCTTCATGTGGGTGATGAGGGAGTATGGTGTGCTTGAGTCTTGGAATAAACTTTTTGTTGTACCACTTGAGAGATTATCTGCTTGCATTGGCTTCACCAT CTACTTTCACGGAGAGCCTTGCTTTACTTGA